The genomic DNA CTCCGAGGAGTCGCCGCAGCTGCTGAAGATCCTCGAGGAGGTGAAGGCGGACCCGCGCTTCGGGGTGATCATGCGCGAGCGACCGCGGCTCGGGAGGGTCGACCAGGACGAGCTGGGGCAGCTCCCGGAGGGCACGCTGGGCCAGCGCTACGCCGCGTTCATGCGCGCGCGTGGGCTGCGCCACGAGAACCTTCAGCTCGTCGAGGGCGAGAGCGATCTCAGCTTCCTGCGCAACCACATGCGCGAGACGCACGATCTCTGGCACGTCGCGACGGGCTTCCACACCGACGTGGCGGGCGAGCTGGGCCTGCAGTCTTTCTACCTCGCCCAGTTCAAGGGCCCGCTCCCGGTGATCCTGCTCGCGGTCGGCATGATCAACACCTACTTCCGGGGCATGGACGACGCGGACCGTCGCATGGCGGCGATCGTGCGTGGTTGGCTCCTCGGCAAGCGCTCCGACGCGCTCTTCGGCTTCCGCTGGGCCGAGCACTGGGAGACGCCGCTGGTCGCGCTCCGGGAGCGGCTCGGGCTGGACCTCGAGGCGGTCGACGCGATCGTCCGCGAGGCGGGACCCGAGGACGCGCTCGCAGCGGTGGCGTGAAAAGGCGCTATCCTCCCGCGCGTGACGGAGGACCGGAGGACCATCGCGGAGGCGGCGGACACGCTGCCGATGACCGCGGTCGACGTGCCCTCGTCCCCCGCGCTCGCGGCGCAGCCGCCGACGAGCGGCCCCGACACGACCGGCGCGCGCCGCGTGGCCACCGAGCGCATCGAGGCGCTCGTCGCGCGCGAGGAGCGGGAGAAGTTCCGCCGCCGCCTGCTCGCCACCGCGAGGGTCGGCGTGCCCATCTGGACCGGCTTCGCCCTGCTCGACGTCGTCGCGGTGATGCGCGGCGCCGGGCCCTGGTGGGTCCTCGCCGTCGCGCGCGCGCTGCCCATCTTCGTGGGGCTCTACGCCGTCGGCGCGCTCAAGCGGAAGCGCGATCTCGGCATCGTGGCGCTCCGCAGCATCGAGCTCGGGCTCTTCGGCGTGGCCGCGGTGTGCATCCTGGCCGGCATCGCGATCCAGGGCGCCTGGGTCAGCCCGCTCACGCCCGTGATGAGCCTGCTCTTGATGGCGCACGGGATGTTGCTCGGGAGCCACTGGCGCCGCTCCCTCATGACG from Sandaracinaceae bacterium includes the following:
- a CDS encoding Coq4 family protein, translating into MMTPWKAFEALRAMVRITLDPTNLDEVFVLADLSEESPQLLKILEEVKADPRFGVIMRERPRLGRVDQDELGQLPEGTLGQRYAAFMRARGLRHENLQLVEGESDLSFLRNHMRETHDLWHVATGFHTDVAGELGLQSFYLAQFKGPLPVILLAVGMINTYFRGMDDADRRMAAIVRGWLLGKRSDALFGFRWAEHWETPLVALRERLGLDLEAVDAIVREAGPEDALAAVA